From [Clostridium] symbiosum, a single genomic window includes:
- a CDS encoding siphovirus ReqiPepy6 Gp37-like family protein → MELRVFDKTVQPLGAIDELASLLWHTKYFDVGTFSLLAPITDNNSRLLVEGNLITKHDGKKEVKTADGGVWRRAAQITYVHITKDENGLEQLEAQGYMLSWWLNKRCIYPQIVATGTNQYLINLMVKNNCGSAAGTKRRFPLLTFLAQETIDGVAVEYANEVYAQLGQEVKARAQAGKLGYDILLNERERLFGFYLYKGNDLTATNTEGNTPCIFSRDFDNVNEQEYTASIENCGNFIYVQGAADDDGSQPVTTVDGEGATGLDLVEVFCDATDIARKYQQGETEVTIPLNTYIAMLKTRGGAELENYGKNINFVSTINTNSNLKFKADFDLGDRITCKETKWGIQIDARITEVTETYQKGEETIEATFGDSLPTLVDQIRKVR, encoded by the coding sequence ATGGAGCTTAGAGTATTCGACAAGACAGTACAGCCGCTGGGAGCTATAGACGAGCTGGCAAGCCTGCTATGGCATACAAAGTATTTTGACGTAGGAACTTTTAGCCTGCTTGCGCCGATTACGGACAATAACAGCCGTTTGCTGGTAGAGGGTAACTTAATAACCAAGCACGACGGAAAAAAGGAAGTAAAGACCGCCGACGGCGGCGTATGGCGTAGGGCAGCGCAGATAACCTACGTACACATTACCAAAGACGAGAACGGCTTAGAGCAGTTAGAGGCACAAGGCTATATGCTTAGCTGGTGGCTTAATAAGCGCTGCATTTATCCGCAGATTGTGGCGACAGGTACAAACCAGTATCTTATAAACCTTATGGTAAAGAACAACTGCGGCAGCGCAGCAGGAACAAAGCGGCGTTTTCCATTGCTTACATTTCTGGCGCAGGAAACCATAGACGGCGTGGCGGTTGAATATGCAAACGAGGTATACGCACAACTGGGGCAGGAAGTAAAGGCAAGGGCGCAGGCTGGAAAGCTGGGCTATGACATTCTGCTTAACGAAAGAGAGAGACTGTTTGGCTTTTATCTGTATAAGGGCAATGACCTTACAGCCACAAATACCGAGGGTAACACACCCTGCATATTTTCAAGAGATTTTGATAATGTCAACGAGCAGGAATATACAGCCAGTATAGAGAACTGCGGCAACTTTATTTATGTGCAGGGAGCAGCTGACGACGACGGCAGCCAGCCAGTAACCACAGTGGACGGCGAGGGCGCAACGGGGCTGGATTTAGTAGAGGTATTCTGCGACGCTACGGACATTGCCAGAAAGTACCAGCAGGGGGAAACAGAGGTAACAATACCGCTGAATACCTATATTGCAATGCTGAAAACGAGAGGCGGCGCAGAGTTGGAAAACTACGGCAAGAACATAAATTTTGTAAGTACCATAAATACAAATTCAAACTTAAAATTTAAGGCTGATTTTGATTTAGGCGACCGTATTACTTGCAAAGAAACTAAGTGGGGCATACAGATAGATGCACGCATTACAGAAGTAACGGAAACATACCAGAAAGGCGAGGAAACCATAGAGGCGACTTTTGGCGACAGCCTGCCGACGCTGGTAGACCAGATTAGGAAAGTGAGGTAG
- a CDS encoding phage tail family protein, which yields MENEKLTYINSRGERLELGVDSVYHCNISKDVEGISGVTSVIYSTNSMGQHGDTYVGQRIEARDIDVVGHINTRDKAQALELRRRMLKIFNPELSATLVYEYGGFKRVIDCRAYGEPKILKKEVLYEFDLQIECLNPFWREEEETKEDIASWVAAWHFPCVIEKDSTKSMIYGYRAESVIVDCYNEGDVSTGMRIRFTALGTVSNPILLNVDTEEFIQINATMKTGDVIEINTKYGSKGAKLIRDGVETDYFRYIDVDSTFMQLAIGDNMFRYDAASGVNSLEVSIFYSKEFLGV from the coding sequence ATGGAAAATGAAAAACTGACTTACATAAATTCAAGGGGCGAGCGGTTAGAGCTGGGAGTAGACAGCGTATACCATTGCAATATAAGTAAAGACGTAGAGGGCATTTCCGGCGTTACGAGCGTCATTTACAGCACAAACAGTATGGGACAGCACGGCGACACCTACGTAGGGCAGCGTATCGAGGCGAGGGACATAGACGTAGTGGGACATATCAACACACGGGACAAGGCGCAGGCATTGGAACTGCGCCGCCGTATGCTTAAGATATTTAACCCAGAGCTTAGCGCTACGCTGGTGTATGAGTACGGCGGCTTTAAGCGTGTGATTGATTGCAGGGCGTATGGAGAGCCTAAGATACTAAAGAAAGAGGTACTTTATGAGTTTGATTTACAAATAGAGTGCCTTAACCCGTTCTGGCGGGAAGAGGAAGAAACAAAAGAGGATATAGCAAGCTGGGTGGCTGCGTGGCATTTCCCTTGCGTTATCGAAAAGGACAGCACAAAGAGCATGATATACGGATACCGAGCGGAAAGCGTAATAGTGGACTGCTACAACGAGGGCGACGTATCAACAGGAATGAGGATAAGGTTTACAGCACTGGGGACAGTTTCAAACCCGATACTGCTTAATGTGGATACCGAGGAATTTATACAGATTAACGCCACTATGAAAACGGGCGACGTGATAGAGATTAACACGAAGTACGGCAGCAAGGGTGCTAAGCTGATAAGGGACGGCGTAGAAACCGACTATTTCCGCTACATTGATGTAGACAGTACATTTATGCAGCTTGCCATAGGCGACAATATGTTTAGGTATGATGCAGCCAGCGGCGTAAATTCTCTGGAAGTATCCATATTCTACAGCAAGGAATTTTTAGGAGTGTGA